GGAGAAGGGCGCCCGCTTCATCCAGCTCTGCGATGCCTTCAACATCCCGCTGGTCAGCCTGGTGGACGTGCCCGGCTTCCTGCCCGGCACCGACCAGGAGCACGGGGGGATCATCCGGCACGGGGCCAAGCTGCTGTACGCGTACTGTGCCGCCACCGTCCCCCGGATCCAGCTGATCCTGCGCAAGGCGTACGGTGGCGCGTACATCGTGATGGACTCCCGCTCCATCGGGGCGGATCTGTCCTTCGCGTGGCCGACGAACGAGATCGCGGTCATGGGCGCGGAGGGCGCGGCCAACGTCATCTTCCGCAGGGAGATCGCCGCGGCGGCCGACCCCGCGGCGCAGCGGGCCAGGCGGGTCGAGGAGTACCGCAACATCCTCATGCACCCGTACTACGCGGCCGAGCGCGGTCTCGTGGACGACATCATCGACCCGCGGGAGACCAGGGCGACCCTGATCCGGGCGCTCGCCCTGCTCCGGGCCAAGCACGCGGCGGGCCCGCAGCGCAAGCACGGAAACCCGCCGATGTGATGGAACTGCACATCATGTCGGGGCACCCGACGGACGAGGAGATCTGCGCGCTGGTCTGCGCGCTCACCGCGCTGGGCACGGCTCGGGCCGCACGGCCTGAGCCCGCTCCCGCCACCAGGCGCCCGCGCCGGGAGTGGCACCGCTACCGCTCGCCCCGCTCCTGGGCGACCTGAAAACGTCAAGGCCCAAGGGATGATCCCTTGGGCCTTGACCGGGTCAGAAGATCAGAGTGAGGGCGAGACTGTTGGCGGCGAGCGCCACCATGGCGAACGACGTACGCAGCAGGTGCCAGCGCCGCCACACCGGGCGGGGATCCTCCCATCCCGGCGGGACCGCGTCCGGATCGGTCCGGTGCACCCGCTTGTTGATCGGCACGTTGCGCAGGTGGGAGACCCACGAGACGCCGGCGAGGCACACCGACGCGCAGATGACCAGCGCGCGGGCGGCGCCTCCCGGTGCCCAGAAGGCCAGGACGATGTCCAGCAGCGTCGTGCCCAGCACGATGAGCGGCATGGTGGGGTCCCAGTTCCGGCCGAGCAGCGTGTGCGTGTAGACGTAGCGGTCCGGCGGCATCGCCGCCAGCGCCGGCACGGTGCTGACCGCCACCGCGAACAGCACGCCCGCCACCGTGCCGCTGCCGAGGAGCACCAGCACGGCCAGGACGTTCAGCATGTTGATCACCTCCAGACGGCGTCCGCGATCAGGTCGGCCTGTCCCGGGTCCTGGACGCACGGGAACAGCAGCAGCTCGTCGCAGCCGGCGGCCTCGTAGCCGGCCACGAAGTCACGCAGCTGCCGCGCGTCAGTGAGCACGCTGCGCACCGCCATCTCGGCCTTCCACCCCATGAAGGAGTAGTAGTCCAGCAGGTGGTGCGCGGCCTGCTCACGCCCGTCCGGGCCCAGCGACACGTAGGCGATCGCCATGAGACGCGGCCGATCGGCCCGGCCGGCCGCCTCCCAGGCCTCGCGGACCCGGCCGACCAGCTCGCCGTAACCGGAGGCCGAGCTGCCCCCGGCGATCCAGCCGTCGCCGAAGGCGGCGGCACGCCGCATCGCCGTGGGCGAGTGGCCGCCCACGAACAGCGGCGGCCCGCCCTTCTCGGCGCGCGGGCCGGGGACCGGCCCGTCGCTCTCGCCGCTCCAGAACCCGCGCAGCTCGGCCAGCAGCCCGTCGAGCCGCCGGCCGCGCGCCGCATAAGAGGTACGGCACGCCTCGTAGTCGTCCTGCCGCCCGCCGGCGGCGACGCCCACCGTGAGCCGTCCTCCGGAGAGCCGGTCCAGGCTCGCGAGCTGCTTGGCGAGCAGTGCCCGATCGCCCCTGTAGGCGGCGATCAGGATGGTCGTGGCCAGCCGGATCCGGCCCGTCGCGCCGGCCGCGCCGGCCAGGGCGATCAGCGGCTCGTAGCCGTCGTACATCAGCCGGTCGAGCGCTCCGAGTGACGAGAAGCCGAGCTCCTCGGCCCGGCGGGCCCAGGTGAGAAGATCGCTGCCGGCGATCCCCGACACCATCGTCGGCAGCCCGATGCCCAGCTCCATCATCGGCCCGCAGGATGGGTGTCCACGGAGAGCTGGACGACGCAGCGCATGAGCGCGTTGCGGAAGTACGCCTGGAACGCCTCCGGCGTGGAGGTGTCGCGCTGGTCGACGAGGTAGGGCGCCAGCTTCTCCTCGATCACGTGCACGCCTTTCTGTCCGGCCATGTGGGCGGCGACAGCGCGGAAGTCGCCCTCGTAATGGATCACTCGGACCAGCACGCCGTCCTTGAGGAATACGGCCGTGCCGAGCAGCCGGCCGGCCTGGTCGCCGGTCGCGTCGCGCAGGATGGGAGTGTCCACCCGCTGGAAGTCGGCGAAGATCTCCGCGATCTCGTCGTCGAATCCGGGCCGGACGTTGTAGGTGATGGCGGCATAGGGCATCAGACGCCTCCGTCCACGTTGAGAGTGACCCCGGTGATGTACCGGGACACGTCGCTGGCCAGAAAGAGCACGGCCGCCGCCACCTCTTCGGGAGAGCCGAGGCGGCCGAGCGCGGTCACCGCCTTGATGAGGTCGGCGACCGGGGGCGGCGGACCGTCGCCTGGCCCCTTCACGATCACGCCGGGCGCCACGGTGTTGACCCGCACGCCCCTGCTGCCGAGCTCCCTGGCCAGTGACCTGGTGAGCCCGGAGAGCGCGGTCTTGGAAGCGCAGTAGTGCGCGCTCTCCGGCCGCCCGCGCATGCCGGCCGACGCTCCGATGTAGATGACGGAGCCGTGGTCGGCGAGCAGCCCGAGTGTGGCCCGGGTCACCAGGAAGCTGCTGGTGAGGTTCGCCGAGATGACCCGGTCCCACTCCTGCTCGGTGAGCTCCGCGAAACGGGCGCGGCCGTCGACGCCGACGTTGTTCACGACCACGTCGAGGCCGCCGAGCGCCTCCTCGCAGACGGTCGCGAGCGTGGCCGCGCCGTCGGGCCCGGTCACGTCGGCCTGCACCACGCGGTGGCCGTCACCCAGCTCCTTCAGTTCGCGGGCCAGACCGTCGGCCGCCTCTCCCGGGCTGCGGTGGCAGGCGACCACGCGGGCTCCGGCCCGGGCGAACGCCAGCGCGGTCGCCCGGCCGATCCCCTGCGTGCCGCCGGTCACCAGGACCCGTTTCCCGGCCAGTTCAAGATCCACGATCAACCTCCGCTCAGGGCACGTCATGGCCGATGCTGGGCGTTCGCGCTCGCGACAGGCTGGAACAGGGCTCGACCGGCCGCGCGAGCGCAGGCAGGAGGCCCTTCGCTCCTCGAGCCGGCCTCGAGCAGTCCCTCCGGGGCCGATGCGACTCTGAGGTAATGAGCCACACAGACAGGCAGGTCGCGCTCGTCAGCGGCGGCTCGCGCGGCATCGGCCGGGCGATCGTGCTGCGACTGGCACGGGACGGATTCGATGTCAGCTTCTGCTACCACAGCGCCGAGGAGAGCGCGGCGGCGGTGGCCAAGGAGGCCAGGGAGTTCGGCGGCCAGGTGCTCCCGGTCCGCGCGGACGTGGCCAGCGGCCAGGCGATGCGGGACTGGGTCGGCCGCGTGGAGGACGAGCTCGGCGCGATCGACACGGTCGTGACGTCCGCCGGCATCACGAAGGACGCGCCACTCATGCTCGTGGAGGAGGCCGACTGGGACGCGGTGCTGCGGACCAACGTCGACGGCGTCTACCACCTGTGCCGCGCCGCCGTCTTCGGCATGATGAAGCGCCGGTCGGGCTGCGTGATCACCATGTCGTCCGTGGCCGGTGTGTACGGCCACGCGACGCAGACCACGTACTCGGCGTCGAAGGCGGCCATCATCGGGTTCACCCGGGCACTGGCCAAGGAGATCGGCGGGCACGGCGTGCGGGCCAACGTGGTCGCGCCGGGCCTCATCTCGACGGACATGACCGACCAGCTCAGCGAGCGGGCCGCCAAGCGCCTGCTGGACGCGATCGCGCTGCGCCGGTTCGGCCACCCCGAAGAGGTGGCCGATCTCGTCGCCTTCCTGGCCTCCGACCGGGCCTCGTACATCACGGGCAGTGTCTTCGAGGTCCACGGCGGAATCGCGATCTGAGCCCGGCTCAGCGGGCGGGGGTGGGCAGCTCGGTGACGGCGGCGGCGTCCTTGCCGCCGCCGCCGTCGCCACGGACCGGAGTACGCAGCTCGGCGATGGCGGCGGCGTCCTTGTCGCCGTCGCCGGCGCGGATCGCCGCGCCGAACCGCTCGGCCACCCCCGCCGTGACGGGCAGCTCCAGGTCGTGCGCGGCGGCACCGGCCACCGCCAGGCGAAGGTCCTTCTCCATCAGCGTGCTGCGGAAGGCCGGCGGCTCGTAGCGGCGGGTCCGCATCAGCTCCGCGCGGAACGCGAGCGCCGGCGAGCTGAACCCGCTCTTGGCGATGGTCGTGAAGAACAGGTCGCGGTCGACACCGGCGCTGACGGCCAGCTGCGCCGCCTCGGCCAGCGCGGCGATCTGGTTGCCGAGGAGCAGGTTGAAGGAGAGCTTCAGCCCGCAGGCCGAGCCGGCCGGGCCGACGTGCACCATCTCCTGGGCGAGCGCCTCCAGCACCTCGCGGGCGCCGTCCACGTCCTCGCGCCGCCCGGCCGTGAAGATCCGCAGCTGGCCCGCCCTGGCCATCGGCGGGTTCCCGATCACACACGCCTCGATGCGGCGGGCGCCGATCCTGGCCAGGCGCTCGGACGCGGCCGCGGAGTAGGCGGGCGAAACGGTCGAGGTGTCCACCACGAGTGCCCCAGGACGGAGCCGCCCGGACAGCTCACCGAAGAGGATCTGCTCGACCGCCGCCTCATCGCTGAGGCTGAGCAGGATGATCGAGGCGTCGCGGCCCGCCTCGCCGGCGGAGGAGGCGACGCGTGCCCCCGCCTCCGCCAGCGGCGCGGCCTTGGCCGCGGTGCGGTTGTGGACCACCAGCGGGAATCCGGCCTCGCGCAGGCACAGCGCCATGCCGGCGCCCATGCCGCCCAGACCGATGAAGGCCAGCTCGTTCTCGCCGCTCACAGCAGTCACCTTTCGACGGTTCTGAAATGCCGCCGCCACTGTGCGGTTCTCGGCTCGACGTGGACTCGCGCCGCCCGCTTCGAGCGGGATTCGACCGAGACCAGAACCATCGGGTCAACCATGGGGCATCAAAACGAGAGGAGCTCCCGGTGCATCGGACATTGATCGTCGCCCGCATGGACCCGGCCGAGGCGGACAACGTGGCACAGATCTTCAGGGACTCTGACGCCACCGACCTGCCCCGGATGATCGGAGTGTCGCGACGCACGCTTTTCCGCTTCCACAACCTCTACTTCCACCTGGTGGAGGCGGACGACGACATCACGCCGGATCTCTACAAGGCACGCAGCCACCCGCTCTATGACGACATCAACAAGCGGCTGGCTCAGCACATCCGGCCGTACGACCCGAACTGGCGCGAGCCGAAGGACGCCATGGCCAACCCCTTCTACGTCTGGGAGTCGAACGGTGAGTGAAGCAGCGGAGAAGCTCGCCGTGGTGGCCAAGGTGCGCGCGGACGACGTGGCTGCCAACCGGCGCCGCGGAGGTGACATCCGCGTGGTCCTCAGCCCGAAGACCGTCGCCTCGACCTCCGGGTTCATGGGCACGCTGACGCTCGCGCCCGGCGAGTTCGTGGCCGAGCACTACCACCCGTACTCCGAGGAGTTCCTCTTCGTGGTGCGCGGCCGGCTCACCGCCAGGATCGGCACGCAGGTGCTGGAGCTCGAGGGCGGCGAAGGGCTGATGGTCCCCAAGAGTGTGCCGCACCGGGTCTGGAACGACGGCGAGGAAGAGGTGTACGCGATCTTCCACCTGAGCCCCCTGGCACCGCGGCCGGAACTCGGGCACGTCGACACCGAGCCCCTGCCGGCCTCCGGGGCGGCGCAGGCCGTACCGGATGTTGGAGGGCCGAACTGATGCGCACTGACAGGCGCGTCGTGATCACCGGGATCGGGGTGGTGGCCCCGGGCGGCATCGGGACGAAGGCGTTCTGGGATCTGCTGTCCGAGGGCCGCACCGCCACCCGCACCATCTCGTTGTTCGACCCGTCAGGCTTCCGCTCCCGCATCGCGGCCGAATGCGACTTCGACCCGGCCGCGGAGGGGCTGAGCCCGGCGGAGATCCGCCGGATGGACCGGGCGGCGCAGTTCGGCGTCGTCTGCGCCAGGGAGGCCCTGGCCGACAGCGGCATCGAGGGGGTGGTGCCGCCGGAGCGCATCGGGGTCAGCATCGGCAGCGCCGTGGGGTGCACGATGGGCCTCGAGGAGGAGTACGTCGTCCTGAGCGACGGCGGCCGGCGCTGGCTGGTGGACCCCGACTACGTGGTGCGGCACCTGTACGGATACATGGCGCCGAGCACCATCGCGTGCGAGGTGGCCTGGGCGGCGGGCGCCGAGGGGCCGGTCTCCCTGATCTCCACGGGCTGCACGGCGGGGCTGGACGCGGTGGGCAACGGCGCCCAGCAGATCTGGACCGGCCGGGCGGACGTGGTGATCGCCGGGGCGACCGACGCGCCCATCTCGCCCATCACCGCGGCCTGCTTCGACGCGATCAAGGCGACCTCGCCCAACAACGACGACCCGGCCCACGCGTCGCGTCCCTTCGACGCGCACCGGGACGGGTTCGTCCTCGGGGAGGGGTCCGCGGTCTTCGTCCTGGAGGAGCGGGAGGCGGCCCTGGCACGCGGCGCCCATATTTATGCCGAGATAGCGGGATTCGCGAGCCGGAGCAACGCGTACCACATGACGGGGCTCAAGCCGGACGGCCGTGAGATGGCCGAGGCGATCACCAACGCCCTGGCCATGGCGCGGCTGGACGCCTCGGACATCGACTACATCAACGCGCACGGCTCGGGGACCAAGCAGAACGACAGGCACGAGACCGCGGCCTTCAAGCGCGCGCTCGGCCACCGTGCGTACGAGGTGCCGGTCAGCTCCATCAAGTCCATGGTCGGCCACTCGCTCGGCGCCATCGGATCCATCGAGGTGGCCGCCTGCGCGCTGGCCATCGAGCACCAGGTGGTGCCGCCGACGGCGAACCTGCACACGCGGGACCCCGAGTGCGATCTCGATTACGTGCCGCTCACGGCGCGGGAGCACGCGATCGACGGAGTGCTCAGCGTCGGCAGCGGGTTCGGCGGTTTCCAGACCGCCATGGCCATCGTGAGGTCGGCATGAGTACGGAAACCAGCAGGCAGGCCGTCGTCACCGGGCTCGGGATCGCGGCGCCGAACGGGCTCGGCATCGAGGACTACTGGGCCGCCACGCTGGCGGGCCAGAGCGGCATCAGGGAGATCAGCCGCTTCGACGCCTCCGGCTACCCGGTGCGGCTGGCCGGGCAGGTGAGCGGCTTCACCGCCGGCGAGCACGTCCCGAGCCGTCTCATCCCGCAGACCGACCACGGCACCCACCTCGGACTGGCCGCCGCGGCCTGGGCCCTGGAGGACGCCGGCGCCGACCCCGCGGCCATGCCGGAGTACGACATGGCCGTGGTGACCGCCAGCTCGTCCGGCGGGACCGAGTTCGGCCAGCGGGAGATCGAGCGGCTGTGGTCCAAGGGCCCGTCCTGGGTCGGCGCCTACCAGTCGATCGCCTGGTTCTACGCGGCCACGACCGGCCAGATCTCCATCCGCCACGGGATGCGGGGGCCCTGCGGGGTCATCTGCGCCGAACAGGCGGGCGGGCTGGACGCGGCCGGCCAGGCGCGCCAGCTGATCAGGAGCGGCACCCGGCTGGTGGTCACCGGCGGGACCGACGCCTCGCTCTGCCCCTACGGCCTGACCGCGCAGTACAGCAACGGGCGGCTCAGCGAGTCGGCCGATCCCGTCAGCGCGTACCAGCCCTTCGGCGTCGGCGCGAGCGGCTACGTGCCGGGCGAGGGCGGCGCGATGCTGATCGTCGAGAACGCCGAGGACGCCCGGGCCCGGGGCGCGCGCGTCTACGGGGAGATCGCCGGTTACGCCTCGACCTTCGACCCGCGCCCGGGCTCCGGCCGGGAGCCGGGCCTGCGCAGGGCCATGGAGCTGGCGATCTCCGACGCCGGGCTGAGCGCCGGCGACGTCGACGTGGTCTTCGCGGACGCGGCCGGCGTGCCGGAGCTCGACCTGCAGGAGGCCGCGGCGATCCGCGCGGTGTTCGGCCCGGGCCGCCCGCCGGTCACGGCGCCGAAGACCATGACCGGGCGGCTCTACGCGGGCGGCGCGGCCCTCGACCTCGCGAGCGCCCTGCTGGCCATTCGCGACGGCGTCATCCCGCCCACGACCGGGGTGAGCGAGCTGGTCCCCGGGTGCGACATCGACCTGGTCCTCGGGGCGCCGCGCGAGGCGGCCCTCGGCACCGCCATGGTCGTCGCCCGCGGCCACGGCGGATTCAACGCGGCAGTCATCGTCACGAACGAACGGAGCACCAGATGACCCAGACCACTCCCACTCCCTTCACGCTCGAGGACCTCAAGGCCACCATGATCGAGTGCGCCGGCGCCGCCGAGAACGTGAACCTCGGCGACGACATCTCCGAGGTCCCGTTCGTCGATCTCGGCTACGACTCGCTCGCGGTGCTGGAGGTGACGGCCAAGCTCCAGAACCACCTCGGCGTGGTGATCCCCGACGACGTGGTGGAGCAGCTGCCCACGCCCCGCGCCCTGGCCGACTACGTCAACGTTCGTCTGGCGAACTGAACGGAGGAAACCCGCCATGGCCGGACACACCGACAACGCCATCGTCATCGAGGCCCCCATGGACCTGGTCTGGGAGATGACCAACGACGTCGCCTCGTGGCCCCAGCTGTTCAGCGAGTACGCCGCCGCCGAGATCCTGGAGCGCGACGGCGACACGATCACCTTCCGCCTCACCATGCACCCCGACGAGGACGGAACGGTGTGGAGCTGGGTCTCCCAGCGCACCCCCGACCCCGTGAAGCGCGAGGTGCGCGCCCACCGGGTCGAAACCGGCCCATTCGAGTACATGAACATCTTCTGGGAGTACCGCGAGGTCCCGGAGGGTGTGCGGATGCGCTGGGTGCAGGACTTCCACATGAAGCCGCAGGCCCCGGCCGATGACGACGGGATGACCGCGTACCTGAACCACAACACCGCGATCCAGATGAACCGGATCAAGGGGCTGGTCGAGGAGGCCGCGGCGGCGGCCTTGCAGGGCGCGGGATGACCGGGGCGCTCCTCGCGCTGGCGCTGTTCGCGAACGGGGTCGCGACCGGCGTCATGCTCGGCAACGCGATCGGGCTGGCGGCCTTCGCCCTCCGCCTGCCGTACGCGGGGTATGTGGACCTGATCAAGTTCTTGTGGCCGCGTTACGACCCGTTCCTGCCCATCATGAACGCGCTGGCGTTCGGGCTGGACGTCGTCCTCGCGGTGACGGTCTCGGGCGGACGGGCGGAGGCGACGGCCCTGTTCTGGCTGGCCGCCGCACTGCTGGCCGTGCTCATGGCGATTTCCCTGCTGAAGAACGTCCCGATCAACAAGTACGTGACCGCGCTGGACCCGGCCAGTCAGCCGAACGACTGGCCGGAACGCGATCCGCGGGTCCGCTGGAAGACCTGGAACACCACGCGAGTGGTGCTCTCGCTGGCCGCGCTGATCGCCAACCTGGTGGCGGCGGCGATTCTCCTCTAGATGTCACAGGAGCCATGGAACGATGGAGCTCAACCTGACCGCAAAGAAGATCCTCGTGACCGGCGGTTCGCGGGGCATAGGGCGGGGCGTCGTGCTCGGCCTCGCCCGCGCGGGGGCCGACGTGGTGACGTGCTACCGCACGGAGGGCGAGGCCGTCACGAGCCTGGCCCGCGAACTCAAGGAGACCGGTGGCGACCACCACCTGGTCAGGGCGGACGTGAGCAACCCGGCGGACGTCGACGACCTCGTCGAGCACTGCCGCACCTCGTACGGATCCCTTGACGTGGTCGTGCACAACGCGGGCGTCATCAGTCACATACCGTTCGCCGAGCTCCCCCTCGAGGAGTGGCAGCGCGTCGTGGCCAACAACCTGGGCGGGCCGTACCTGGTCACGCAGCGCGCGCTGCCGCTGCTCAGCGAGGGTGGCTCCGTCATCTTCGTGGGCTCGAGGGTGGCCACGGTGGGCATCCCGCTGCGCGCCCACTACACGGCCACCAAGGCCGGCCTGGTGGGGCTCACCCGTTCCCTCGCCAAGGAGCTGGGCCCGCGCGGGATCCGCGTGAACGTGGTGGCGCCCGGGCCGATCCAGACGGAGGAGCCGACGCCGCCCGCCGTCCTCGAGCGCTACCAGAAGATGATCCCCCTCGGCAGGCTCGGGGACGTCTCGGACATCGCCGGGGTCGTCGGCTTCCTGTCCAGTGACCTGTCGCGGTTCGTGAACGGCGAGACGATCAACGTCGATGGAGGAATCTGATGTACGACGAGAACGTGCCGGTGCTGATCGTGGGCGCCGGCCCGGTCGGCCTGTCCACGGCGGTCTTCCTGGGCCGTCACGGCATCAGGACGCTGGTCGTCGAGAAGCGCGGCGAGACCTCCATGCTGCCCCGCGCCCCCGGCCTGCAGGCCCGCACCATGGAGATCTTCCGGGCGGCGGGGCTGGGCAAGGAGGTCCGGGCGCTGGAGATCGGTGACTCGCACCCGTTCTTCGAGGGCGGGATCCTGCGGGTGAACACCTTCTCCGAGATCGCCGACGCCGTGGTGCTGGAGGCTCCGTCGCTGGACGGCGCGGAGATCAGCCCCGAGCGGGTCATGGGCTGCGGCCAGGACCGCTACGAGGTGGTGCTGGCGGAGAAGGCCCGCGAGTACGGCGGCGAGGTGCGCTTCGCGACCCGGCTCCGCGAGATCGAGCAGGACGACGACGGTGTGACCGCCCAGGTGGAGGACGTGACGACCGGGGTGGTCACGACGGTCCGGGCGCAGTACCTCGTGGGCGCGGACGGCGCGAGCAGCTCGGTCCGCAACATCCTCGGCGTCTCCCGCTCCGGCCGCGGCACCGTGTTCAACGCGCTCAGCATCTACTTCCGCGCGCCCGAGCTGGAGGAGATCCTGGCCGACCGGCCGTTCATCCTCTGCTACGCCACCGCCGGCGGGACGATGACCGGTCTGTCGCGGCTGCACGGGCGCGACCCCTGGCTGGCCGCCCCCATCTACCACCCGGACAAGGGCGAGTCCCCGGCCGACTTCACCGACGAGCGCTGCATAGAGATCGTGCGCAACGCGTCGGGCAAGCAGGACATGCACGTCGAGATCATGGCGAAGGTGCCGTGGGAGGGCGCG
This genomic interval from Nonomuraea helvata contains the following:
- a CDS encoding DUF1772 domain-containing protein, translated to MTGALLALALFANGVATGVMLGNAIGLAAFALRLPYAGYVDLIKFLWPRYDPFLPIMNALAFGLDVVLAVTVSGGRAEATALFWLAAALLAVLMAISLLKNVPINKYVTALDPASQPNDWPERDPRVRWKTWNTTRVVLSLAALIANLVAAAILL
- the fabG gene encoding 3-oxoacyl-ACP reductase FabG codes for the protein MSHTDRQVALVSGGSRGIGRAIVLRLARDGFDVSFCYHSAEESAAAVAKEAREFGGQVLPVRADVASGQAMRDWVGRVEDELGAIDTVVTSAGITKDAPLMLVEEADWDAVLRTNVDGVYHLCRAAVFGMMKRRSGCVITMSSVAGVYGHATQTTYSASKAAIIGFTRALAKEIGGHGVRANVVAPGLISTDMTDQLSERAAKRLLDAIALRRFGHPEEVADLVAFLASDRASYITGSVFEVHGGIAI
- a CDS encoding LLM class flavin-dependent oxidoreductase; this encodes MMELGIGLPTMVSGIAGSDLLTWARRAEELGFSSLGALDRLMYDGYEPLIALAGAAGATGRIRLATTILIAAYRGDRALLAKQLASLDRLSGGRLTVGVAAGGRQDDYEACRTSYAARGRRLDGLLAELRGFWSGESDGPVPGPRAEKGGPPLFVGGHSPTAMRRAAAFGDGWIAGGSSASGYGELVGRVREAWEAAGRADRPRLMAIAYVSLGPDGREQAAHHLLDYYSFMGWKAEMAVRSVLTDARQLRDFVAGYEAAGCDELLLFPCVQDPGQADLIADAVWR
- a CDS encoding DUF1772 domain-containing protein → MLNVLAVLVLLGSGTVAGVLFAVAVSTVPALAAMPPDRYVYTHTLLGRNWDPTMPLIVLGTTLLDIVLAFWAPGGAARALVICASVCLAGVSWVSHLRNVPINKRVHRTDPDAVPPGWEDPRPVWRRWHLLRTSFAMVALAANSLALTLIF
- a CDS encoding ketosynthase chain-length factor produces the protein MSTETSRQAVVTGLGIAAPNGLGIEDYWAATLAGQSGIREISRFDASGYPVRLAGQVSGFTAGEHVPSRLIPQTDHGTHLGLAAAAWALEDAGADPAAMPEYDMAVVTASSSGGTEFGQREIERLWSKGPSWVGAYQSIAWFYAATTGQISIRHGMRGPCGVICAEQAGGLDAAGQARQLIRSGTRLVVTGGTDASLCPYGLTAQYSNGRLSESADPVSAYQPFGVGASGYVPGEGGAMLIVENAEDARARGARVYGEIAGYASTFDPRPGSGREPGLRRAMELAISDAGLSAGDVDVVFADAAGVPELDLQEAAAIRAVFGPGRPPVTAPKTMTGRLYAGGAALDLASALLAIRDGVIPPTTGVSELVPGCDIDLVLGAPREAALGTAMVVARGHGGFNAAVIVTNERSTR
- a CDS encoding NAD(P)-dependent oxidoreductase, producing the protein MSGENELAFIGLGGMGAGMALCLREAGFPLVVHNRTAAKAAPLAEAGARVASSAGEAGRDASIILLSLSDEAAVEQILFGELSGRLRPGALVVDTSTVSPAYSAAASERLARIGARRIEACVIGNPPMARAGQLRIFTAGRREDVDGAREVLEALAQEMVHVGPAGSACGLKLSFNLLLGNQIAALAEAAQLAVSAGVDRDLFFTTIAKSGFSSPALAFRAELMRTRRYEPPAFRSTLMEKDLRLAVAGAAAHDLELPVTAGVAERFGAAIRAGDGDKDAAAIAELRTPVRGDGGGGKDAAAVTELPTPAR
- a CDS encoding acyl-CoA carboxylase subunit epsilon; its protein translation is MELHIMSGHPTDEEICALVCALTALGTARAARPEPAPATRRPRREWHRYRSPRSWAT
- a CDS encoding TcmI family type II polyketide cyclase, with amino-acid sequence MHRTLIVARMDPAEADNVAQIFRDSDATDLPRMIGVSRRTLFRFHNLYFHLVEADDDITPDLYKARSHPLYDDINKRLAQHIRPYDPNWREPKDAMANPFYVWESNGE
- a CDS encoding SRPBCC family protein, translating into MAGHTDNAIVIEAPMDLVWEMTNDVASWPQLFSEYAAAEILERDGDTITFRLTMHPDEDGTVWSWVSQRTPDPVKREVRAHRVETGPFEYMNIFWEYREVPEGVRMRWVQDFHMKPQAPADDDGMTAYLNHNTAIQMNRIKGLVEEAAAAALQGAG
- a CDS encoding acyl carrier protein, which encodes MTQTTPTPFTLEDLKATMIECAGAAENVNLGDDISEVPFVDLGYDSLAVLEVTAKLQNHLGVVIPDDVVEQLPTPRALADYVNVRLAN
- a CDS encoding SDR family NAD(P)-dependent oxidoreductase translates to MDLELAGKRVLVTGGTQGIGRATALAFARAGARVVACHRSPGEAADGLARELKELGDGHRVVQADVTGPDGAATLATVCEEALGGLDVVVNNVGVDGRARFAELTEQEWDRVISANLTSSFLVTRATLGLLADHGSVIYIGASAGMRGRPESAHYCASKTALSGLTRSLARELGSRGVRVNTVAPGVIVKGPGDGPPPPVADLIKAVTALGRLGSPEEVAAAVLFLASDVSRYITGVTLNVDGGV
- a CDS encoding SDR family NAD(P)-dependent oxidoreductase — encoded protein: MELNLTAKKILVTGGSRGIGRGVVLGLARAGADVVTCYRTEGEAVTSLARELKETGGDHHLVRADVSNPADVDDLVEHCRTSYGSLDVVVHNAGVISHIPFAELPLEEWQRVVANNLGGPYLVTQRALPLLSEGGSVIFVGSRVATVGIPLRAHYTATKAGLVGLTRSLAKELGPRGIRVNVVAPGPIQTEEPTPPAVLERYQKMIPLGRLGDVSDIAGVVGFLSSDLSRFVNGETINVDGGI
- a CDS encoding cupin domain-containing protein; protein product: MSEAAEKLAVVAKVRADDVAANRRRGGDIRVVLSPKTVASTSGFMGTLTLAPGEFVAEHYHPYSEEFLFVVRGRLTARIGTQVLELEGGEGLMVPKSVPHRVWNDGEEEVYAIFHLSPLAPRPELGHVDTEPLPASGAAQAVPDVGGPN
- a CDS encoding SchA/CurD-like domain-containing protein, with protein sequence MPYAAITYNVRPGFDDEIAEIFADFQRVDTPILRDATGDQAGRLLGTAVFLKDGVLVRVIHYEGDFRAVAAHMAGQKGVHVIEEKLAPYLVDQRDTSTPEAFQAYFRNALMRCVVQLSVDTHPAGR
- a CDS encoding beta-ketoacyl-[acyl-carrier-protein] synthase family protein, which codes for MRTDRRVVITGIGVVAPGGIGTKAFWDLLSEGRTATRTISLFDPSGFRSRIAAECDFDPAAEGLSPAEIRRMDRAAQFGVVCAREALADSGIEGVVPPERIGVSIGSAVGCTMGLEEEYVVLSDGGRRWLVDPDYVVRHLYGYMAPSTIACEVAWAAGAEGPVSLISTGCTAGLDAVGNGAQQIWTGRADVVIAGATDAPISPITAACFDAIKATSPNNDDPAHASRPFDAHRDGFVLGEGSAVFVLEEREAALARGAHIYAEIAGFASRSNAYHMTGLKPDGREMAEAITNALAMARLDASDIDYINAHGSGTKQNDRHETAAFKRALGHRAYEVPVSSIKSMVGHSLGAIGSIEVAACALAIEHQVVPPTANLHTRDPECDLDYVPLTAREHAIDGVLSVGSGFGGFQTAMAIVRSA